Sequence from the Maniola hyperantus chromosome Z, iAphHyp1.2, whole genome shotgun sequence genome:
aaccacagcacgccaatCAACCCGAGGACCACACTGTGAGCGACGGACCGCCCCGTGTCCATCAACTACAGCTCCTCACGAGGGCTAGGGCTCGCGGGGAGGGCCATTCCCTCTCCACGTTTCCAATCCTCACCATCTCCTTCGCCCGCCACCAAACTGGACGGGCGAGACACCGGTGGGGCAGCCAGTGTTTGGATGGGACACCCTCCGCTCCTGGGGCTATGCCCCATGGGTGCGTCTAGTGCACCCTCTGCTCactcagagggacacgcggacaACTCCCCCTCCctgccaggtcaattagccatggctaacaatatcccatgaAGAGAAACTGTTGACCATGTTACTAGGGTACACCGGCCCAAGCGCTGCTCTTCCCCCGTAAGGGACTCGCTACACTCAGGCAcacggggaggttacctggctggtaccCCAGATGCGAATAGCCCTCAAACAACTCAGTAACAACAAGGCGCCGGGTGATGACGGCATAACATGAGAACTCCTACATACAGGAGGTATTCCTGTACTTACAGAGCTTAACCTGAGCTGTTTAATGATGTCATCTTGAACGAAAAAACGCCGAAAGCATGGATCAAGAGTGTAGTACCTAattcttttctttaaaaaaggagttatGAAGCTATTAAAAAACTACCGGCCCATCTCACTCTTGAGCCATGCATATAAGTTGTTTTCGAGGGTTCTTACAAATCGCTTCGCTCGAAGACTTGATGAGTTCCAATCTCTAGAACAGGCTGGTTTTCAAAAAGGCTACAGTACCGTAGACCGAGTTAGTTACACACTTTAAGGCAGATTATACAGAAGCCAGAAGAATATGATCTCCCACTCTGTCTTCTTGCCTTTGTGGACTACGAGAAAGCCTCTACTCTATCGAAACTTGGGCTGTTCTGGAATGAAATTGCAAAGATGCCAGGTCGATTGAAGTCGGCGGTATATTGAGGTGGTGAGATGTATTTATGATTCGGCGTCAATGGCCGTCCAAATCCAGTCTCAGCAGACAAAACCTATCAGTTTACCAAGGGGTGTTAGACAAGACAAGGGTGTTTAACAGTGCCAGCAGTGCAAACTAGAACTAGCTGTAACAAGAATGAAAATGGCGACATTTTACTTGAACTCTTTTCGGTCGATTTAAAATTTTTCAGATAGTAAGTAGTTAGTCGCACTACTAGTATTCGAGTCGGTACTCGAGTCAGCGTGGCGTGACTTGAGCAACTCTTTATTTTACTTCGGTACGCGTATCCGAATTGTTTGGCATTCCTAAATTAAAGTGACACGTCCACCCCCCCTGTCAAACTACCATAGTTTCACAGAATTTGCATGACAATTTTTCATGTTTTAACTATTAAAAATGGTAAGAATAATTTTGTTAGTATGTTAAGAAGTGTATTGGATAGCTGTTATCGTTGGTTTCGTGTGAACGAAATTTCGGCCACGTAGTTAAAGATTTGTGGGTAGAGTGTCATCATTCGTATGTCGGCTTCTCTTGACCGTCGTTTTGCGAATGGTTTGGTGTAATTGAGCGTGTTTCTAACGTGGTTCGTAATGTTTCCGAAGCCGTTGCGACTGGACATCAAGAGGAAGCTGACGGCCAGGTCTGACCGCGTCAAGTGTGTGGACCAGCATCCGACCGAGCCATGGCTGCTTTGTTCGATCTACGGCGGCGACGTTAATATATGGAACTATGAGACGCACACGCAGATCAAAAGATTTGAGGTGAGCCACCAACACTTTCCCTATAACCTCAGGCCCACAATATTCTCATTACATGTAGTTGAAAGTTTCCCCAGTAGAAACTTCATTAGCCACCAAATATGTAACTCTCGAttgttatatattatgtaggtatatctattgaTAAATAGATTTTACATGTGGCAGTAATGTTGCAGcattgataataaaatgtaTTCGACAAAGTACAGTACAGAAACAATTTTCGGTTTAAGATTTTAtctagtagttttttttttgcatgtaCTTAATATGATttagaaacaaacaaaaataaaaaacacatcaGTTTtcctatttaaaaaattgtttcgtttatttaaaaaatattatcaaccAGCTGCCCCGgggaacttcgtaccgcctaacagtcgattctttttcaggcaattttttaattttttctctccgtaagagccatccctgtacttcaaggaatattataaaaaagaattagcgaaatcggttcagctgttctcgagatttgcaatcagcaacacatttagtgattcatttttatatatagagattacttaactatgttagtaatttttttgtaaaatggtATGGGTTCAATAAATACACTGCATAGATAGCTTGCctagtatattttaataatctgATGACatattctattaaaatattgcATAATACTGTATCACAACAAAAATTTGAGGATATGATGATGCAATGCTATGAAAGATAATTAGTATATCTTTCAACTTATCATTGGGCTCAACAACCTATTTGCAAAATCTTTTTAAACCAATTAGAGTTATCAAAGTACACAAGGCCCTATTAAGGGCCCTTAGTAACATTTTCTActagattttcatttttattgttattcatatTAAGCTATCACACAATAAACTAGCATATAAGCTATGATACAACAAAGATACTAAAGACTTAcattcttgtacacaatctctaaactaaaccaaattaacaggtctaaatgtagtgaTATCCTGTTCCACaagtaacattatgaaagggatagcattagatttagatgtgttattttagtttggtttagagattgtgtacaatggaattagccacattgtcactTGAATGACTACTGCAGGTGTGTGTGTCTGTTGCAAGGACCTCCATATCATCGTTTAAGTTATAAaaccatgtaaattaaaattatttactttataGGAGAGTTAAAAACTTGCAGttcctttttatttctttaacactggaattcatcaAGACAGGGGCTTCTTTATGACATGTGTCAAAAATATACAACCTTCTGAACGGTCCCCTAAAGAAGACCGTACCTTGATTATGCATTCCAGTGTAAAAGTTTCTGTTGGACGCTTCTGTTTCTGAGTAACTGAAATTCTTTAGCGATTGGCTTCAAAATGTTAAAACTGTCAAAAATTAACTTACATGGTGGCAACTTAGGCAAAAACATGGTGTTATCTGtatgcagctgacgattcaaaaatacttgtaaaagtttaacgTGACGTCACACCTAGTAATgacatagtagcttcgtgcggtttcatacaaattttcgttttgcgagaaagggatagaagaccctcccactccaaaattaaaatgcctgtaactttgtaaaactttgttggattttaatattttttgcagtgtacgtcattatttttatcctagtttataataaagtaaaaatatttatcaaattcaaaagtaggcaaatacccaattgaataaaaatattttatatttatttatttactgatgAATTAACATTTAGTTTGATGAATACTAAATAGGTATGCGATCTGCCAGTACGGGCCGCCAAGTTCGTTCCTAGGAAGAATTGGGTGGTCACCGGCTCGGACGACATGCAGATCCGTGTATTCAACTACAACACACTGGAGGGTGTGCACTCCTACGAGGCGCACTCTGACTATGTGCGATGCATTGTCATCCACCCCACACAGCCTTACATTTTAACTTGTAGTGGTAAGTGAAACACTCATTATATATCATATTGTACATTCAAAATCCTTGAatgttttatagttttttattttctatctttttctgtttgtatttaaatgtatcattgatcatctagttagtgtaagtggcactgccattccaattagatgtaaaataaataataaatcactcACTTTGATAGAATCTGTGTTTGAGTTTAAGATGATAATCATCTTAAACTCAAATTGATCACCCACCTGTATGTATTGAAAAGATTTAGCTAATAGAGAGGTCTGCAGGTGATTAGATTAAATATACCTTATTCAAATGCAATACTAATACCCACTTATGCACACTGGATAATCATGCTacattcatacaaaaaaaaggGGAAGTAGGACCTAGAATGAACTTAGAACACTGCCCTTACTTGGTGACCTGATTGCAGATGACCTGTTGATCAAGCTCTGGAACTGGGACCGCAACTGGGCCTGCCAGCAGGTGTTCGAGGGACACACCCACTATGTGATGCAGATTGTGATCAATCCTAAAGACAATAACACATTTGCCAGTGCCAGTCTCGACACTACTGTCAAGGTATGATATGTGCGGCTTACAATAAAGCTCTATTGTATATACTTACATCATAAAAATCATTTGGTCAATAGAAATGAAAGTCacagttttaaaaaatataatcagatttaaataaatcaggtaagtatacaaaaactagctgataaccgcgactttgttcgcgtggatatcggttttttaaaaatcgtataagaactctttgatttttcgaggataaaaagtagactatatGGCTAGGGTCTGtctccattttaaattttagccaaatttgtccagtagtttttgcatggaagagtaacaaacatacactaCACACATCGCCTTTAGAATATTAATGTGATTAGTGTGATAAGAACATTAGACTCCATTTGTGCAAATTGCTTAATAAACTAGGAAAAGTTGCTGTTCAGTAcatgaaataaacttttacaggtGTGGCAGCTGGGCTCATCGATCTCCAACTTCACGCTGGAGGGCCACGAGAAAGGCGTGAACTGCGTGGACTACTACCACGGTGGCGACAAGCCCTACCTTATCAGCGGCGCTGATGACCGCCTCGTCAAAATATGGGACTACCAGAACAAGACCTGCGTGCAGACACTAGAAGGCATAGTTTGCATTTTATATTTGTTTGAGTTGTATTTGAATCTCTGTCGCAGTGCGGATGGCCAATGggacagacgtgttctggagtggagactacGTACCAATACAGTGTAAGGCGACCTCCAGTCCGCtcgaccgatgacctgaagaaggtggcggcgagtgggtggatgaggaaggtggaggaccgtgtttggtggcgcacTGTTGGAAAGTGCTATATCTAGCAGTGGATGCATACAGGCTCATGGCTTGGATTGTATTTGAATgcttatcataaaaattattttactactAAAAAATCCCTGCCTAAACAGATAAATGCTAAGTATAAAGAACATGTAATGTTTGTTAGGCAAGtcacaattttttgttttaatttgtatgAAGATTTATGCTTGATCAGACTCAATTCTTGTATAACTTAATTTTTCTTAgtttaattaaaagttaaacaAGTAACCTCATGCTGAAATGCTTTAGAGGCGCATTAACCTTGTGACTGCAAACTGACAATGAAATGAAAGTTCTAAAGTATCAGGAAAATCGCATAGCTAACGCGTTTCTCTGAGAAAGTTTCTGcgttttgtttatcttttaagcaaactaatgAAAATTGCACTACATATTTAGTTCGTGATTGTGACGTGTGGTATGGTATCGTACAGGGCATGCGCAGAACGTGTCGGCAGTGTGCTTCCACCCGGAGCTGCCCATCCTGCTAACGGGCTCTGAGGACGGCACGGTGCGCATCTGGCACGCCGGCACCTATCGCCTCGAGTCCTCGCTCAACTACGGCTTCGAGCGCGTCTGGACTATCTCCTCTATGCATGGCTCCAACAACGTTGCTATCGGGTGAGGGCCCTTCAGCATCGTCGTAGTCAACCGATAGAAGTTctgaataattataaatacatataaaatatcgtggcgctggcaggattcgaacctataTCTCCCACGGGTATCGCGGTTGGAGCGCCTTTGACCACTAGGTCACGGTTAACTTACTGCCCAGTGCAAAATTTTAGAATTTAAGTCAGTACTAGCTAATGCTTGCGAcctcttccgcgtggactactcaaatttcaaacccctatttttgggttaaattttcaaaaattctcacTTTGcaaatacgtcataatagctatctgcatgccaaattccagcctgatccgtccagtagtttgagctgtgcattgatagatcagtcagtcagtcagtcagtcaccttttcgtttttatatgtttagattcaGCGACTGTtcatgccatctagtagcgacaggTTGCAGTTACCGTAACTACTTTTTATGCATATTTCAATGCAGCTCTTTGCAGTTCGCTGGACTCCCTACAGTAAGCTCCGATCTCTCGCTAGGCAAATGATAGACAGTAGATATTTTCTCAAAATAGATATTGGAAGTAAAAcctgtacagtgcgacaagttTAAATAGGTATTCTAATTTctgcctttgttctccaacagcgcctccctgtcaatgtcatttgaGTGCTAATAGAGCCTTGTCGCAATATACTTCGTGGTTTTCAATGAAATATGTATTTGTTTGACAGCTATGATGAAGGAACGATAATGATCAAGGTGGGCAGAGAGGAGCCGGCGATATCGATGGACGTGAACGGAGGCAAGATCATCTGGGCCAAGCACTCGGAGATGCAGCAGGTCAACCTGAAAGCTCTGCCGGAAGGTATGCGTTTACGATCTCCTTGTTTAGTATTCCGTATCtccaaaaaaggaacccttataggatcactttgttgtctgtaacAAATACAAAATAGTTTAGTGATTTGGTTTTTTTACTCAATACAACATGAATACTTAAATGCATTTCTATAAACCTATTCAAGTGCAACCAGTGTTAAACCAGTATATATTTCCAATGAAAACATCACAATATCGCGGAATCATTCCTATTTTTCGTTGAATTGCATTATAACATCTTGTATACGTTATGTATCCAGGCACGGAAATCAAAGATGGCGAGCGCGTTCCCGTGGTGGCCAAAGACATGGGCTCCTGCGAAATCTACCCGCAAACGATTCAACATAACCCGAATGGCAGGTCAGAATACAAAATTATTTGAGTCAACATTTTATCGTTTGGCATATCTAATAGCTGTCActaacggtaaaggaaaccaTCAAGAGGATACTTGCATGattgagaattctccataatgttctcagtctatgaagtctgccgatccgagAAGAACCGATCTTATTGGgccagcaatgggttgagaTTATGGTTGATGAAGATTTATCTGGATGATATGAAAAattgtctgtcaaaaaactttTTGTCCCACTTACTCTGCAAACATCAGAAGCGAACATCCAATTAGGCAACAAAAGTTAACAGTGTATATTAAGTGTATAAGTTCACAGTGTATATTAACTGAAAGCATTACCATCCCTTTTTGAGCAGGCGTGTAATGAATACGGATCAAATACAGGTTCGTGGTGGTATGTGGCGACGGTGAATACATAATCTACACATCCATGGCGCTGCGCAACAAGGCGTTTGGCGCAGCGCAGGAGTTCGCGTGGGCGCTCGACAGCTCCGAGTACGCCACGCTCGAGAACTCCAGCACCGTCAAAGTCTTCAAGAACTTCAAAGAGCGCAAGAGCTTCAAGCCCGCCTATGGAGCTGAAGGTCGGTCCCACttttttttaggattctgtatctcaaaaagaaaaaaggaataGGGACCTAAAGaatgacatataggctactttttatcccggaagatcaaatggtccccacagaatttttaaaaaccaaaatccccTCATCaagagcatcagctagtgagaCATGTATATCAATTGAACGACTGTGATTCATACACCAGCATAAGGGACAAACAAACagagatatattatatatagaatTTATGGTATAAAGTCATTGCTTTCATCTAACTTGCTTTAAATGTCCTGTCATGATTTTGTTTACGTTACTTACTTTTAGAAAGTGAAATAGGTGAGGGAGTAATAgtgataatttaaaatcaatttaaaagtaaagctacgagggttccaaacgcgccccgAACTGAGAAAAAGGGTCCAGCAAATTTGGCCGGGCATTCCTTGGCAGGTCATTAGTTAGCcctataaaagtttttgattttgaatttaTCGGCAGGCATCTTCGGCGGCTGCATGTTGGGTGTCAAGTCCATCAGTGGGATGGCGTTCTCCTTCTACGACTGGGAGAACCTCGAGCTCATCAGAAGGTAACTTATTTatactattttaaaattaacagTGCGGCTAATTATCTCAATTTACAACATTGCAGATGTAAATATATAGCTATCTCTATAATAATGCTCCAAGTGGAAAAGGATAGAATTTGTACAGTAATCAGATAAGGCTAGTTTAAGCTTTATTATAACATTTCCAATTTTCTAAACGTCTTCTTTTAGAAAGTTAACTTAGCTGAGCACAGCATAGCATAGCTCAATGTTGATTGATCACCCTTAGAGCGGTTACACACTGAAAATACCttcgttcctttttgttttgtatgggagctcaTGACATATGTATGTCGTAGATAACTAGGATATTCTCACGGATAAGGTATTCTCACCTAATATACCTCGTAATCACCCTTACACAACATCGTTTCACAGGGTTTGTAGTAATGTTTGGTAGATGAATACAGAAGTATGTTGTTTGCAGGATCGAGATCCAGCCGCGCCACGTGTTCTGGTCCGAAAGCGGCAACCTGGTGTGCCTGGCGAGCGACGAAGCCTACTACGTGCTGAAGTATAACGCCGACGTGGTGGCGCGAGCGCGCGAGACCAACGCCAGCGTCACTGAGGACGGCATCGAAGACGCTTTCGAGGTGAGACGTTTAGCCAGTGCATAACAATGTTATACTGACTGCGGCGAAGCCGGGCTTCGCACGAGCTTCGGgtaattttcgtagggatctataattttttcttgataataaaatagcctatgtcactcaggaataatgtagcgttctactggtgaaagaacttTCATAATCGGTTCCGTACTTACAGAAATTACCCCCTactaacaaatttaaaaacgttacctctatataatattgttatagatgtatgtccgttcctgcgtccgctcgtaactactctTAATTATTACGTCGTTAGATTTGTCTTGATGGCATGTGTGAGTGTGACTGTGGGTACATAAAATTGACAGAAATCAAAATTGCGGATTTTATGCTCTTTTATGTGCGGGCAGTGCAAACTGCAGtcgggttttaaaaataaacttcgcGAAAATTAATAGTTATCCAATCCAATGTTTTGTTAGTTTTCTACTTATTCATATTTAGATACTTACTAGTTAACCCTGTAGTCTCACCTGGTTAGTgatgaagcgggctaacctggaaggggtatgacagtttttactaaacctatACTGCCGTCATAAGGAAAAAGGGCACAACTAACATTTTTTCCGAAATTGAGTTATATACATATTCGGAATCAGAAAAAAAGGCCCATCTGccaatattttttgtacaattttagGAACAAGATTAACAAAAATACCGTAAGCTTAAAAGGCACAACTGAGCTACTTTTCATGTTTGTGTACGTAAAAAGATCACATCTGACTAATAGTACGTCAAATTTCACATATGCACTTTACTTGAAAAGGCATAATTGACCTGCATTAAATATTAAAGACATAACTACCACAGATGTGCTCTTTGGTTTAATTTGTTTACCAACTAGACCTtgacatttaatttaaaaaaaggcatAACTAGCAGTTATGCCTATACTACCAAAAATCTTTGACTAGAGGTGAAGTGAGGGGGTCGAGGTATGAAGCGAA
This genomic interval carries:
- the beta'COP gene encoding coatomer subunit beta' isoform X1, which gives rise to MFPKPLRLDIKRKLTARSDRVKCVDQHPTEPWLLCSIYGGDVNIWNYETHTQIKRFEVCDLPVRAAKFVPRKNWVVTGSDDMQIRVFNYNTLEGVHSYEAHSDYVRCIVIHPTQPYILTCSDDLLIKLWNWDRNWACQQVFEGHTHYVMQIVINPKDNNTFASASLDTTVKVWQLGSSISNFTLEGHEKGVNCVDYYHGGDKPYLISGADDRLVKIWDYQNKTCVQTLEGHAQNVSAVCFHPELPILLTGSEDGTVRIWHAGTYRLESSLNYGFERVWTISSMHGSNNVAIGYDEGTIMIKVGREEPAISMDVNGGKIIWAKHSEMQQVNLKALPEGTEIKDGERVPVVAKDMGSCEIYPQTIQHNPNGRFVVVCGDGEYIIYTSMALRNKAFGAAQEFAWALDSSEYATLENSSTVKVFKNFKERKSFKPAYGAEGIFGGCMLGVKSISGMAFSFYDWENLELIRRIEIQPRHVFWSESGNLVCLASDEAYYVLKYNADVVARARETNASVTEDGIEDAFEVVGEVNETVKTGLWVGDCFIYTNSLNRISYYVGGEIVTISHLDHTMYILGYVAKENRLYLNDKELNIVSYSLLLSVLEYQTAVMRGDFETADRVLPTVPHDHRTRVAHFLEKQGFKQQALAVSTEPEHQFELALALGELQRAMQLAEEAAAAEGAEGGVSRSAAARWSRLGAAAAAAADTALTKTCYQRAHDYSALLLFAVTTGDKELLGAVARMSAQEGSDNIAFVAYLTLNDLDACLQLLISRNKLPEAAFFARSYIPSKMTEVVKLWRESVSATNKKSGQSLADPQQYENLFPEYAESLELENFQRSVGHEYHSRLSNLPADCKTCNIDRDLAREMADLKGQGLSIPPLDVANDGSASASEEPSRTDVAPAIEKKRKDSLDSMEEIEREIDDMVLDGEELNLLDDADLID
- the beta'COP gene encoding coatomer subunit beta' isoform X2, translating into MPLRLDIKRKLTARSDRVKCVDQHPTEPWLLCSIYGGDVNIWNYETHTQIKRFEVCDLPVRAAKFVPRKNWVVTGSDDMQIRVFNYNTLEGVHSYEAHSDYVRCIVIHPTQPYILTCSDDLLIKLWNWDRNWACQQVFEGHTHYVMQIVINPKDNNTFASASLDTTVKVWQLGSSISNFTLEGHEKGVNCVDYYHGGDKPYLISGADDRLVKIWDYQNKTCVQTLEGHAQNVSAVCFHPELPILLTGSEDGTVRIWHAGTYRLESSLNYGFERVWTISSMHGSNNVAIGYDEGTIMIKVGREEPAISMDVNGGKIIWAKHSEMQQVNLKALPEGTEIKDGERVPVVAKDMGSCEIYPQTIQHNPNGRFVVVCGDGEYIIYTSMALRNKAFGAAQEFAWALDSSEYATLENSSTVKVFKNFKERKSFKPAYGAEGIFGGCMLGVKSISGMAFSFYDWENLELIRRIEIQPRHVFWSESGNLVCLASDEAYYVLKYNADVVARARETNASVTEDGIEDAFEVVGEVNETVKTGLWVGDCFIYTNSLNRISYYVGGEIVTISHLDHTMYILGYVAKENRLYLNDKELNIVSYSLLLSVLEYQTAVMRGDFETADRVLPTVPHDHRTRVAHFLEKQGFKQQALAVSTEPEHQFELALALGELQRAMQLAEEAAAAEGAEGGVSRSAAARWSRLGAAAAAAADTALTKTCYQRAHDYSALLLFAVTTGDKELLGAVARMSAQEGSDNIAFVAYLTLNDLDACLQLLISRNKLPEAAFFARSYIPSKMTEVVKLWRESVSATNKKSGQSLADPQQYENLFPEYAESLELENFQRSVGHEYHSRLSNLPADCKTCNIDRDLAREMADLKGQGLSIPPLDVANDGSASASEEPSRTDVAPAIEKKRKDSLDSMEEIEREIDDMVLDGEELNLLDDADLID